The genomic DNA CCACGGCGGCCTCGTCAGCCTCGACGACCAGATGCTCTCGGCGGCTGACGTCACGTCGTTCGTTCGTCTGCTGCTCGACGATGACGACTGGGCCAGCTTCAACGAGCGCAAGAACATCGACTTCTCGTACGAGACACGTCTGGGCGGAGCCCTGCGGCGGTTTCGCTGCAACGTCTACATGCAGGGGCTTGGGTTCAGCGTGGTCATGCGCGTCATCCCCATCGAGATCCCCCGCTGGGAGGCATGCGGCCTGCCCGCCTCGGTAGTCGAGCTGACGCGCTTCAGCCAGGGGCTCGTGCTCGTAACAGGGGCCACCAGCTGCGGCAAGTCGTCCACCCTGGCCGCCCTGCTGCGCTACATCAACGAATCGCGACCCGTGCACATCATCACCATCGAAGACCCCATCGAGTACGTGCACCCCTGCGAGAAGGCGCTGGTGCACCAGCGACAGGTGGGCACCGACGTCGACAGCTTCCAGAGCGCGCTGCGCGGCGCCCTGCGCGAAGATCCGGACGTGATCATGATCGGCGAGATGCGCAGCCTCGAGACCACGCAGCTGGCCATCACGGCCGCCGAGACAGGCCACCTCGTGCTCGCCACCATGCACACCAACAGCGCCGCGAAGACCGTCGACCGCATCATCGACGCTTTCCCCGTCGACCAGCAGCCCCAGATCCGTCTCATGATCAGCGAATCGCTGCGCGGCATCATCGCCCAGCAGCTTGTGCCCCGCCTCGACGGCCAGGGGCGCGTGCTGGCCTGTGAGGTGCTGCACATGATCCCGTCCATCTCGCACATGATCCGCGAGGGCCGCACCTTCCAGATCACGTCGGTGCTGCAGACCCACTCGAGCTACGGCATGTGCTCGATGGATCAAGCCCTGGCCCATCTCTACATCAACGGAGTCATCAGCGAGACCGAGTGCCGCGCCCGCTCGGTCGACCAGACGCTGCTCGAGACCCTGCTGGCCGAAGCCAACAAGAAGGGATAGGCACCCACCGTGAAGCGCAAAGCCCCCCCCGGACTCCCCCCTTGGGTCGCCGAGGCCGCACGCGAGCTTGCCGCCGAGCAGGCTGGTCTGAAGTCAGGGTCTCGCGACATCGAGCTGCCCGCTGAGTACACCCTCCCCGATCTGCTCACCGCGGTGTTCGCCCACGAGGCCTCCGACCTGCACCTCTCGGTCGGGCAGCCCCCCACCTACCGGGTGCACGGAGACCTGGTACGCGCCCAGGCTCCTCCGCTCACGCAGGAGCGCGCCCAGAAGATGCTGCTCCCCATCATCACCGAAGACCAGCGCAACAAGTACCTTGACGTGGGCAGCCTCGACTTCGCCTACGACTTCAACGGACAGGCCCGCTTCCGCGGCAACTTCTTCGATCACTACCGCGGCATGGGGGCGGTGTTCCGCGTCATCCCATCGGCCGTTCCGCGCCTCGACCAGCTGGGGCTTCCGCAGGTCATCACCCGGGTCGCCAATCTGCGCTCCGGCTTCGTGCTCGTCACCGGCCCCACCGGCTCCGGCAAGTCGACCACGCTGGCGGCCATCATCAACCACATCAACATGACGCGAAACGCGCACATCATCACCATCGAAGACCCGGTCGAGTTCGTCCACCCCCGCATCAAGTGCCTCATCGACCACCGCGAGGTGGGACAGCACGCCACCTCGTTCTCCGACGCGCTCATGTCGTCGCTGCGTGAAGACCCGGACATCATCCTCGTGGGCGAGATGCGCGACCTCGACACCATCTACAACGCCATCAAGGCAGCCGAGACCGGCATTCTCGTGTTCGCCACCCTGCACACCAACACCGCGCCCAAATCAGTCGACCGCATCGTCGACGTCTTCCCCGCCCGCCAGCAAGATCAGATCCGCACCATGCTGGCCGAATCGCTCAAGGCGGTGGTGTCGCAGCAGCTCGTGAAGCGCGCTGATGGCCTGGGACGCATCGCAGTGCACGAGATAC from Pseudomonadota bacterium includes the following:
- a CDS encoding PilT/PilU family type 4a pilus ATPase, translated to MPSLGVTRAQGSRRAVRRTLRATLDHYLSRILEIGASDFHLSSECVPLARLHGGLVSLDDQMLSAADVTSFVRLLLDDDDWASFNERKNIDFSYETRLGGALRRFRCNVYMQGLGFSVVMRVIPIEIPRWEACGLPASVVELTRFSQGLVLVTGATSCGKSSTLAALLRYINESRPVHIITIEDPIEYVHPCEKALVHQRQVGTDVDSFQSALRGALREDPDVIMIGEMRSLETTQLAITAAETGHLVLATMHTNSAAKTVDRIIDAFPVDQQPQIRLMISESLRGIIAQQLVPRLDGQGRVLACEVLHMIPSISHMIREGRTFQITSVLQTHSSYGMCSMDQALAHLYINGVISETECRARSVDQTLLETLLAEANKKG
- a CDS encoding type IV pilus twitching motility protein PilT — translated: MLTAVFAHEASDLHLSVGQPPTYRVHGDLVRAQAPPLTQERAQKMLLPIITEDQRNKYLDVGSLDFAYDFNGQARFRGNFFDHYRGMGAVFRVIPSAVPRLDQLGLPQVITRVANLRSGFVLVTGPTGSGKSTTLAAIINHINMTRNAHIITIEDPVEFVHPRIKCLIDHREVGQHATSFSDALMSSLREDPDIILVGEMRDLDTIYNAIKAAETGILVFATLHTNTAPKSVDRIVDVFPARQQDQIRTMLAESLKAVVSQQLVKRADGLGRIAVHEILLWTPGLSNLIREGKSSQFGNFIQMGRNSGMQSLDGDLRRNVELGIISLAAARERAQDPDNL